A single region of the bacterium genome encodes:
- the ruvB gene encoding Holliday junction branch migration DNA helicase RuvB, producing MNPALSNLPDDVQWDIQLRPTKLADFVGQSKLKENLSVFIQAAKGRGEPLDHTLFSGPPGLGKTTLATIVANELEVDFRATSGPTLERPADLAGILTSLAPRSILFIDEIHRLNPVVEEYLYPALEEFRIDIIIDKGPAARTIQLNLPPFTLIGATTRAGLLTAPLRARFGVTARLDYYHADELARIVHRSARLLNIPVDKSAATEIASRSRGTPRIANRLLRRLRDFAQVEGNGSIDIQLAKSSLHRLEIDEAGLDEMDKRILNSLIQKFGGGPTGLTTIAVAVGEDPGTIEEVYEPFLIQEGFLARTPRGRVVTRRAYQHLGLKYTGSQESLL from the coding sequence TTCGTCGGACAATCGAAACTCAAAGAAAATCTTTCGGTATTCATTCAAGCGGCAAAAGGGCGTGGTGAGCCATTGGATCACACGCTCTTTAGTGGGCCTCCCGGTTTAGGCAAGACGACCCTGGCGACTATAGTCGCCAACGAGTTGGAAGTCGATTTCCGAGCGACCTCTGGTCCGACGTTGGAGCGTCCCGCCGATTTAGCCGGTATTCTGACATCGCTTGCTCCCCGTTCAATCCTCTTTATTGACGAAATTCACCGTTTGAACCCCGTCGTCGAGGAATACCTCTACCCGGCGTTAGAAGAGTTTCGCATCGATATCATTATCGACAAAGGTCCGGCTGCTCGCACAATTCAGTTGAACTTACCGCCATTCACATTAATCGGCGCAACGACTCGCGCTGGATTGCTTACTGCGCCGCTCCGCGCCCGATTCGGAGTTACCGCCCGGCTTGATTATTACCATGCCGATGAATTGGCGCGTATCGTGCATCGCAGCGCCCGCCTGCTGAACATTCCGGTCGATAAGAGCGCCGCCACCGAAATCGCGTCACGTTCCCGCGGTACGCCGCGGATCGCAAACCGATTATTACGGAGGCTACGCGACTTTGCCCAAGTTGAAGGGAATGGCAGCATCGATATCCAATTGGCGAAATCTTCCTTGCATCGATTAGAAATTGACGAAGCTGGTCTCGATGAAATGGATAAACGAATCCTCAATTCGCTGATTCAGAAATTCGGTGGGGGTCCGACCGGATTAACGACAATCGCAGTCGCAGTGGGAGAAGACCCTGGCACTATCGAAGAAGTCTACGAACCGTTTCTGATTCAGGAAGGGTTTCTTGCCCGCACCCCTCGCGGGAGAGTTGTTACCCGCCGTGCATATCAACACCTCGGTCTGAAATACACCGGATCACAGGAGTCGTTGCTTTGA
- the queA gene encoding tRNA preQ1(34) S-adenosylmethionine ribosyltransferase-isomerase QueA, which translates to MTLSSEGKSIAPEDNLENYSFDLPPELIAQQAAEPRDSSRLLYANRAKGVIQHHHFTDLPELLQPGDLLVYNNSRVIPARIHTHSRGGGNLEILLAEPIATLGETDFYRSNLLSQGEVEWKVLAKPSKRLRVGDQIDLPFGANMEVLKRFDDGERIVRIRLADESETFLSWLTRVGEMPLPPYIERNVIAADRERYQTVYSQSEGSVAAPTAGLHFTPELMNRLRTRGIEFAEITLHVGLGTFQPVRVENIRDHRIHPEWVQVEPAAVTTIRRAKQDGRRVIAIGTTVTRTLEMLAQNETLDEFRNWCDLYILPGHRFRFVDGMITNFHLPKSSLFILICALLGREQALAIYRTAIQERYRFYSYGDGCLFV; encoded by the coding sequence TTGACACTCTCTTCCGAAGGCAAATCGATCGCGCCGGAAGATAATCTCGAGAACTACTCCTTCGATCTTCCTCCCGAACTAATCGCTCAACAGGCTGCCGAACCGCGCGATTCCTCCCGGTTATTGTACGCAAACCGTGCAAAGGGCGTTATTCAACATCACCATTTCACCGATTTGCCCGAATTGCTTCAGCCAGGTGATTTGCTGGTCTATAACAATAGCCGCGTCATTCCCGCCCGTATACATACCCACAGTCGTGGCGGCGGTAACCTTGAAATCCTGTTAGCCGAACCGATAGCGACATTGGGCGAGACCGATTTCTATCGCAGCAATTTACTGTCGCAAGGGGAAGTCGAGTGGAAAGTCCTCGCGAAACCGTCGAAACGGCTGCGCGTCGGTGACCAGATAGATTTGCCGTTTGGCGCGAATATGGAGGTGTTGAAACGCTTCGACGATGGAGAACGTATAGTTAGAATACGGTTAGCCGACGAATCGGAGACATTCCTGTCGTGGCTTACTCGGGTCGGGGAAATGCCGCTGCCGCCCTATATCGAGCGGAATGTCATCGCCGCCGACCGGGAACGTTACCAAACGGTGTATTCACAGAGCGAAGGTTCGGTTGCTGCGCCGACCGCCGGTTTGCATTTCACCCCGGAGCTAATGAATCGACTCCGAACCCGTGGTATCGAGTTTGCTGAAATAACGCTCCATGTCGGATTAGGGACGTTTCAACCGGTTCGCGTCGAGAACATTCGCGACCATCGCATTCATCCCGAATGGGTACAAGTCGAGCCAGCAGCGGTGACTACCATTCGCCGGGCAAAACAAGACGGACGGCGGGTTATTGCTATCGGAACAACAGTTACCCGAACTCTGGAAATGTTAGCGCAAAATGAGACGTTGGATGAATTTCGGAATTGGTGCGATTTGTATATCTTACCGGGACATCGCTTCCGGTTTGTTGATGGTATGATTACAAACTTTCATCTTCCGAAATCGAGTCTGTTTATTTTGATTTGTGCGTTGTTAGGGCGGGAACAAGCATTAGCGATTTATCGTACCGCGATACAGGAAAGATACCGGTTCTATAGCTATGGCGACGGTTGCCTCTTCGTATAA
- the ispD gene encoding 2-C-methyl-D-erythritol 4-phosphate cytidylyltransferase, with the protein MATVASSYKSIGGIIVAGGSGNRFGSETPKQFLTLGNRWVIEWSLEQFYRSEVIEHIVVVVPTDWLAVCHERWKRYQPKLSAVVAGGATRFQSVSNALSALHDGTQLVLIHDAARPGVTTQLIETVADAALQCGAALPVTPVAATVKRISGDYVTDTLDRSELALAQTPQGFKLDLLRKAIAVSPENIQSVTDEIQLIEAMEPGRVKWVAGSARNEKITTTEDFTRIEQLLTGSPNMEIRTGIGYDVHQFASGRALVLGGVTIPASVGLLGHSDADVLCHAIADAVLGAAALGDIGVHFPDTDPAWKGISSLILLKRVAELIAETGYSITNIDATLIMETPKVMPFAAEMIANIAFSFDLKVEQISVKATTNERLGFVGRKEGAAAMAIATLRRAVRD; encoded by the coding sequence ATGGCGACGGTTGCCTCTTCGTATAAATCCATCGGGGGAATCATCGTTGCTGGTGGTTCCGGTAACCGGTTCGGCAGTGAAACGCCGAAGCAGTTTCTCACGCTTGGCAATCGCTGGGTGATCGAATGGTCGCTCGAACAATTCTATCGCTCGGAAGTTATCGAACATATTGTTGTCGTTGTTCCCACTGATTGGCTCGCTGTTTGTCATGAGCGATGGAAACGCTACCAACCGAAGTTGTCGGCAGTAGTAGCTGGCGGAGCGACTCGATTTCAATCGGTATCAAACGCATTGTCAGCGCTTCATGACGGTACGCAACTCGTATTAATTCACGACGCTGCTCGTCCCGGAGTTACAACGCAACTAATAGAAACCGTTGCCGACGCTGCACTGCAATGTGGTGCGGCGTTACCGGTAACGCCTGTTGCTGCCACGGTGAAGCGAATTTCCGGTGACTATGTCACAGATACGTTAGATCGTTCCGAATTGGCGTTAGCGCAAACACCGCAAGGTTTTAAACTTGATCTGCTGCGAAAAGCCATCGCCGTTTCGCCGGAGAACATCCAATCGGTTACCGATGAAATTCAGTTAATCGAAGCGATGGAACCCGGTCGTGTAAAATGGGTAGCAGGTTCCGCTCGTAACGAAAAAATCACGACCACGGAAGATTTCACTCGGATCGAACAATTGCTAACAGGAAGCCCTAACATGGAAATCCGCACCGGCATTGGTTACGACGTCCACCAATTCGCTTCCGGTCGAGCGTTGGTGTTAGGCGGCGTTACGATACCTGCTTCCGTAGGGTTGTTAGGACACAGTGATGCCGATGTGTTGTGTCATGCGATTGCCGACGCGGTGTTAGGCGCTGCCGCCTTAGGCGATATCGGCGTTCACTTTCCCGATACCGACCCCGCATGGAAAGGTATCTCGAGTCTCATTTTATTGAAACGAGTTGCTGAGTTGATAGCCGAAACAGGTTACTCCATCACGAATATCGATGCAACACTGATCATGGAAACACCAAAAGTAATGCCGTTCGCCGCCGAGATGATAGCGAATATCGCTTTTTCATTTGACTTGAAAGTTGAACAGATATCGGTAAAAGCGACCACAAACGAACGACTCGGATTTGTCGGCAGAAAAGAAGGCGCAGCCGCGATGGCGATTGCTACGCTTCGGAGAGCTGTGCGTGATTGA
- a CDS encoding DedA family protein, with translation MIEQFLYHVALWLDGIHTWWIYAAIGSIAFIENIFFPFPGDVLLVFSAIYVRQGRLEFLPAYSWSILGGTLGYLCFFLILRSLVHLLERPAVKRFFPDSERLRVHAMFEKYGGWLILGNRFITGVRSMVALISAIADYPILPFIVLSSISTALYNLILFILGYSVGHSVQSIDEMIHGAQATIGRIGWIPVLITTIGLTFLTIYIYRVYKRTKESK, from the coding sequence GTGATTGAGCAGTTTTTGTATCATGTCGCTTTGTGGCTGGACGGGATTCACACTTGGTGGATTTACGCGGCAATCGGCAGTATCGCCTTCATCGAGAATATCTTCTTCCCGTTTCCCGGTGATGTGCTGTTAGTCTTCAGTGCGATTTACGTGCGCCAAGGTAGATTAGAGTTTTTGCCGGCGTATAGTTGGTCGATACTTGGTGGTACGCTTGGTTACCTTTGCTTCTTTTTAATTCTGCGCTCTTTAGTACATCTGCTGGAGCGGCCGGCTGTGAAGCGCTTCTTCCCCGATTCCGAGCGGTTACGGGTTCATGCGATGTTCGAAAAATATGGCGGTTGGTTAATTCTCGGAAATCGCTTTATCACGGGTGTGCGTTCGATGGTCGCGCTGATTTCCGCGATAGCCGACTATCCGATATTGCCTTTTATCGTGCTGTCGAGTATCAGTACTGCGCTTTACAATCTGATCCTTTTTATTTTAGGTTATTCGGTAGGGCATTCGGTACAATCGATCGATGAGATGATCCACGGCGCCCAAGCAACCATTGGTAGAATTGGTTGGATTCCGGTGTTAATCACAACGATTGGTCTAACATTTCTCACTATTTACATTTATCGCGTATATAAAAGAACGAAGGAGTCGAAGTGA
- the gltX gene encoding glutamate--tRNA ligase, whose translation MSVRVRFAPSPTGELHIGGLRTALYDWLWARKQNGAFVLRIDDTDRTRFVDGAEERIVAFLSDFGLTPDESPQIGGPYAPYRQSDRFAMYREAADRLLASGACYRCFCTTERIDAMQAARRAQKLPPRYDRHCRSLTKVESDRRALTEPFTIRIAMPDKEVVVHDELRGDVRFQPGSTDDTILIKSDGWPTYHIATIVDDYAMKISDVLRGEEWLPSLPIHKVIAEQLGYSQPRYYHTGLLVDAEGKKLSKRTGGATVAEWLQAGIPREALLNVIARLGWDPQTNELLSLEQMVERFELSALSTHSTMFSDTSFQHFTREAFTKLSVEQLAQQWQPLAELLPFDSEGVAFGFAKEEANSFHDITSEMKYWIDLKSGVLPREQSDPLPEGFVSSLLETEDLSLWLKGLSKATGLKGKELWMSLRRKITGREHGPELIRICNYLGRERVLQLLQKLN comes from the coding sequence GTGAGCGTTCGTGTCCGTTTTGCCCCCTCTCCCACCGGTGAATTACATATCGGCGGACTGCGAACTGCTCTTTACGATTGGCTCTGGGCACGTAAACAAAATGGCGCTTTTGTCTTGCGGATTGACGATACCGACCGTACCCGTTTTGTGGACGGTGCTGAGGAACGCATTGTAGCTTTTCTAAGCGACTTTGGACTAACGCCCGATGAATCGCCCCAAATTGGTGGTCCATACGCCCCCTATCGCCAATCGGATCGATTTGCGATGTATCGGGAGGCAGCTGACCGCTTACTTGCCAGCGGCGCATGTTATCGCTGTTTTTGTACGACTGAGCGAATCGATGCAATGCAGGCAGCCCGTCGCGCTCAGAAACTGCCGCCCCGCTATGACCGGCATTGCCGCTCACTTACCAAAGTGGAATCGGATCGCCGAGCGTTGACCGAACCGTTTACAATCCGGATTGCAATGCCGGACAAGGAAGTTGTCGTTCACGATGAGTTACGTGGTGATGTCCGCTTTCAGCCCGGTTCTACCGACGACACGATTTTAATCAAGTCCGATGGTTGGCCAACTTACCACATTGCAACGATTGTCGACGATTATGCTATGAAGATTTCCGATGTGTTGCGTGGGGAGGAGTGGCTCCCATCGTTACCGATTCACAAAGTGATTGCTGAGCAACTCGGTTATTCGCAACCCCGCTACTACCACACTGGTTTATTGGTTGACGCCGAAGGTAAGAAACTCTCGAAACGCACCGGTGGGGCAACTGTTGCTGAATGGCTACAGGCAGGGATTCCCCGCGAAGCCTTGCTAAATGTGATTGCTCGACTCGGTTGGGATCCCCAGACTAATGAATTGTTATCGCTTGAACAAATGGTAGAACGGTTTGAGTTGTCTGCGCTCTCGACTCATTCGACGATGTTTTCCGACACCTCGTTCCAACACTTCACTCGCGAAGCGTTTACGAAATTGTCGGTGGAACAGTTAGCGCAACAATGGCAGCCATTAGCGGAGCTGCTGCCCTTCGATAGCGAAGGTGTCGCTTTCGGATTTGCGAAAGAAGAAGCGAATTCGTTTCACGACATTACATCCGAGATGAAATATTGGATCGATTTAAAATCGGGGGTCCTTCCCCGCGAGCAAAGCGATCCCCTTCCGGAAGGATTTGTTTCATCTCTTCTCGAGACGGAAGATTTATCGCTCTGGCTCAAAGGATTATCGAAAGCGACCGGACTCAAAGGTAAAGAGCTCTGGATGTCGTTGCGGCGAAAAATAACTGGACGCGAACACGGTCCGGAGTTAATCCGGATTTGTAATTACCTTGGTAGAGAACGAGTCCTACAACTGTTACAAAAACTCAATTGA
- a CDS encoding D-alanine--D-alanine ligase — MRIVVLMGGESTERRVSLASGEAVAAGLQRLGHTVYKLDPVFPDEWAAADRPLLTGPVGETPPEDLSQLPRPTPQRIGRLLETIASLAPDVVFPILHGGIGEDGTLQGLLEWAGIPFTGSSSITCKLAMDKAVSKRLFRVCNIPTPAWIYFSRYDNTPLAEISSEIDERIGYPCVVKPNCGGSTVGMSIINSIAELPDAIEAVRKLNDDILIEKYIEGRELTVAVVGDQVLPVVEICPKSGFYDYKSKYTAGNTEYLVPAPIDENVFLRAQDLGKAVWQSLMARGFGRSDFRLSPDGLLYCLELNTLPGMTNLSLVPKAAAAVGIDFDGLLAKILETVPSK; from the coding sequence ATGCGTATTGTTGTTTTAATGGGTGGTGAATCGACGGAGCGCCGCGTATCGCTCGCTTCCGGGGAAGCCGTCGCTGCGGGTCTGCAGCGGTTAGGACACACGGTATACAAATTGGATCCCGTCTTCCCCGATGAATGGGCTGCCGCCGACCGTCCACTGTTAACCGGGCCAGTTGGGGAAACGCCGCCGGAAGATTTATCGCAACTGCCGCGACCGACCCCGCAACGCATTGGACGGTTGCTCGAAACGATTGCCTCGTTAGCTCCAGATGTGGTCTTTCCGATTCTGCATGGCGGTATCGGAGAAGACGGTACTTTGCAAGGATTGCTCGAGTGGGCAGGTATCCCCTTTACCGGCTCTTCTTCGATTACTTGTAAACTTGCCATGGATAAAGCAGTATCGAAGCGGCTTTTCCGGGTCTGTAACATCCCGACACCGGCGTGGATATACTTTTCCCGTTACGACAACACTCCGCTTGCAGAAATATCCAGTGAAATTGATGAGAGAATTGGATATCCTTGCGTTGTCAAACCGAATTGCGGCGGTTCTACCGTTGGTATGAGTATCATCAATTCGATCGCTGAGTTGCCCGACGCCATTGAAGCGGTGCGGAAACTTAACGACGATATCCTAATCGAAAAATACATCGAAGGTCGTGAGCTAACCGTTGCAGTTGTTGGGGATCAAGTATTGCCGGTCGTGGAGATTTGTCCTAAGAGCGGTTTCTACGATTATAAATCGAAATACACCGCTGGTAATACCGAGTATCTCGTTCCAGCCCCCATCGATGAGAATGTCTTTTTACGAGCACAGGATTTGGGGAAAGCAGTATGGCAAAGCTTGATGGCGCGCGGGTTTGGCAGATCAGACTTCCGGTTGTCACCTGATGGCTTACTTTACTGTTTGGAACTGAATACGCTGCCCGGAATGACCAATCTCTCGTTAGTACCAAAAGCGGCGGCGGCGGTTGGCATTGACTTTGACGGATTATTAGCGAAGATACTCGAAACCGTACCGTCGAAGTGA
- a CDS encoding tetratricopeptide repeat protein — MDELDSWNWKKLFAAIWLPVAVGFVIRGLYLYEYSSSVLFLSPSVDALYHLDWAEKISHGIFFPEPGHPFFRAPLYPFFLGLLSWLGCTQLLLAWVQVVLSLVSIVLIAAIAARLHSLCSARIAAWIAAIYAPLFTYQIEFQLPVLIVPLFLGVVYNFIVFDLHGKARSLLCASVGIGLLAITQVNGLVLLLVLFYFIFRNRLQLGLRSSILVGTLWLVPILPITLANWIEAKQFVPIATQGGVNFYLGNNPIADGAYAVHPQLGYDWTWDDAKAFLEAKTDAEADRAYYRKGIEFWREHPQAAIKVTLRKLGYLFHHFEIGNNRDLQRFWQERPIARWLFTEFAFGVLATLGLASMIHAFKNCTNRIVIISGLLFLLSYVPFFITARYRLPFAVLLIPFASILLARLSDKHSRYSLSDIVAIVMSVVLVWLPVGVPKIDPAHYEYTKGNAYLRLHRYNEAVTCYRKALSVNPVHELSRVNYSTILIANNRFNEADTLLMSYVTRIRIESRDSLADKTIDGKVWNNLGVVYQQLGEFSKADSFYSNAVRSNRPDRIALDNISNLIDAAFQCDTTDLEQYRKAFWYLYKRMIQKIQLENDDLDNLTAESREKIRRRMNELVKMDRHIQSKNGSGKYLSNF; from the coding sequence ATGGACGAACTGGATTCTTGGAACTGGAAGAAGCTGTTTGCGGCAATTTGGTTGCCGGTTGCAGTTGGTTTCGTCATCCGCGGTTTGTATCTGTACGAGTATTCCTCTTCGGTACTGTTTCTATCCCCTTCGGTTGATGCGCTCTATCATCTCGATTGGGCGGAGAAAATCTCCCACGGCATTTTCTTTCCTGAGCCCGGGCACCCATTCTTCCGGGCTCCCCTCTATCCCTTCTTCCTCGGTCTCCTCTCATGGCTCGGTTGTACTCAACTGCTGCTCGCATGGGTGCAGGTTGTTCTGAGTCTTGTTTCTATCGTATTGATTGCTGCCATTGCCGCCCGTTTACATTCGCTGTGTTCCGCTCGCATTGCCGCTTGGATTGCGGCAATCTATGCTCCGCTGTTTACCTATCAAATCGAATTCCAACTTCCCGTACTGATTGTTCCGCTATTTCTCGGTGTTGTTTACAATTTTATCGTGTTTGATTTGCATGGGAAAGCTCGATCGTTGCTTTGCGCTTCGGTAGGAATCGGACTGCTCGCCATTACGCAAGTGAATGGTCTCGTGCTGCTTCTGGTTCTATTCTATTTCATTTTTCGCAATCGGTTACAGCTCGGATTACGGAGTAGTATCCTCGTCGGTACCCTATGGTTAGTTCCCATACTACCGATCACCCTTGCCAATTGGATCGAGGCAAAGCAATTCGTTCCGATTGCAACACAGGGAGGAGTGAACTTCTATCTTGGGAACAATCCGATTGCCGATGGCGCTTATGCCGTTCATCCGCAACTAGGGTACGATTGGACTTGGGATGATGCGAAAGCATTCCTTGAGGCAAAAACCGACGCCGAAGCTGACCGTGCGTACTATCGTAAAGGCATCGAATTTTGGCGTGAGCATCCCCAAGCCGCCATCAAAGTAACACTGCGAAAACTTGGTTATCTCTTCCATCACTTTGAAATCGGGAACAATCGGGACTTGCAGCGCTTCTGGCAGGAACGACCAATCGCTCGCTGGTTGTTCACCGAATTTGCCTTTGGAGTACTTGCGACACTTGGTCTTGCTTCGATGATTCATGCGTTTAAGAATTGTACAAACCGAATCGTGATCATCAGTGGATTACTCTTCCTGCTTTCCTATGTTCCCTTTTTTATAACTGCCCGTTACCGTTTGCCGTTCGCGGTGTTGTTAATTCCCTTTGCCTCCATCTTACTCGCGCGGTTGAGCGATAAACATTCGAGGTATTCTTTATCTGATATAGTTGCGATTGTCATGTCGGTCGTTTTAGTTTGGTTGCCAGTTGGTGTACCGAAGATTGATCCCGCACATTACGAGTACACCAAAGGAAACGCATACCTGCGTCTTCACCGGTACAACGAAGCAGTTACATGCTACCGTAAGGCGTTGAGCGTTAATCCAGTTCATGAATTATCGCGAGTGAATTACTCAACGATTCTCATCGCTAATAATCGATTTAACGAAGCCGATACGCTCTTGATGTCCTACGTGACAAGAATAAGAATTGAGAGTCGCGATAGTCTTGCCGATAAGACGATCGACGGTAAAGTATGGAATAACTTAGGTGTGGTATATCAACAACTGGGAGAGTTTAGCAAGGCTGATAGCTTTTATAGTAATGCTGTTCGATCGAATCGACCCGACCGAATCGCTCTTGATAATATATCTAACTTAATCGATGCTGCGTTTCAATGCGATACAACCGACTTGGAGCAGTATCGAAAAGCGTTCTGGTATCTTTACAAACGGATGATACAAAAAATACAGTTAGAGAACGATGATCTTGATAACCTCACGGCTGAAAGTAGAGAGAAGATTCGACGCCGAATGAACGAGTTGGTCAAGATGGATCGTCACATTCAAAGCAAAAATGGAAGTGGTAAGTACTTAAGCAATTTCTGA
- a CDS encoding glycosyltransferase family 4 protein, with amino-acid sequence MTKPVHILFISEYWPPDPGGMAVYAGEIVTRFVKMGHQVTLVLPDRGERNPVGNENLQVLLFSVPKVHALGRLAILPVLFRQIDWVAIDVVIDLSVFPYAGVTALFCKHYKKPHYIGAHGNEVSRLFPGNGLSRVFTHYCLYAYRNATGIAANSHFTANHFRQWQIPMERIHVIPCGVNTDFFTPASPSEQELREIGGSVTGVRLVYAAMLTRLKGHELFLQSLPLIQKEFPSVTVDFAGTGPLEAELKQLAKELKVDNLIRWHGQLPQSKLRTLFRAANLTVLATRNDPKYYEGFGLVIAEAMACGCPVAVTNVGGQTEFVSEDTGILFEAENSLDIATKVIQLLQNPEQLQAMRQQARQTIQQDYTWDHSAEKWQRLLLTTQEIF; translated from the coding sequence ATGACCAAACCAGTTCACATTTTATTTATCAGTGAGTATTGGCCGCCGGATCCGGGTGGTATGGCTGTTTATGCCGGGGAAATCGTTACTCGATTTGTAAAAATGGGGCATCAAGTAACGTTGGTTTTACCGGATCGAGGCGAACGAAATCCAGTTGGCAACGAGAATTTACAGGTATTGCTCTTCTCCGTACCTAAGGTGCATGCTTTAGGTCGACTTGCGATTCTACCTGTTTTATTCCGACAGATCGATTGGGTAGCAATCGATGTAGTAATCGATTTATCAGTGTTCCCCTATGCAGGTGTAACTGCTCTCTTCTGTAAGCACTACAAAAAGCCGCACTACATTGGTGCACATGGTAATGAAGTATCGCGCTTGTTCCCGGGGAACGGTTTGTCGCGGGTCTTCACACACTACTGTCTGTATGCATATCGCAATGCCACCGGTATAGCAGCAAACAGCCACTTCACAGCGAATCACTTTCGGCAGTGGCAAATCCCAATGGAAAGAATTCATGTGATACCCTGTGGCGTCAACACCGATTTTTTTACTCCCGCATCACCGTCTGAGCAAGAACTACGCGAGATTGGCGGAAGTGTAACCGGAGTTCGCCTTGTTTATGCTGCAATGTTAACCCGATTGAAGGGTCATGAGTTATTTCTTCAATCTCTTCCGCTGATTCAAAAAGAATTTCCCTCGGTTACAGTCGATTTCGCCGGAACGGGACCATTGGAGGCGGAGCTAAAACAACTTGCCAAAGAATTGAAAGTCGATAATCTTATACGTTGGCACGGGCAACTTCCACAATCGAAGCTGCGTACACTTTTTCGAGCAGCCAACCTCACCGTATTGGCAACCCGAAACGATCCGAAGTATTACGAAGGCTTTGGTTTGGTCATCGCGGAAGCAATGGCTTGCGGGTGTCCGGTAGCAGTGACGAATGTCGGCGGACAAACCGAGTTTGTCTCTGAGGACACTGGTATTCTCTTTGAGGCAGAAAATTCTCTTGACATCGCTACGAAAGTCATTCAACTATTGCAAAACCCCGAACAACTACAAGCGATGCGACAGCAAGCTCGGCAAACGATTCAGCAAGATTACACGTGGGATCACAGCGCTGAAAAATGGCAACGCCTGCTGTTAACAACTCAAGAAATTTTCTAA
- a CDS encoding Crp/Fnr family transcriptional regulator, which produces MVSGSIKAVRYRPDGKEILIHRISPGEVFAEVPSLLGAQYPVTAIAETNSQVATLPLSKLKMMIAARPELALALLAALADKLRMLVAKIEERTALSMPARIAHRLLELSNNRWIGDTVEIELHQTKQSLAQECGTVSEVLSRTFASWKKQNLLSVNRSKLILQRRSKWEQIASDELN; this is translated from the coding sequence TTGGTTTCGGGATCGATCAAAGCGGTTCGCTATCGTCCCGATGGAAAAGAAATCTTGATTCACCGCATCTCCCCTGGCGAAGTATTCGCTGAAGTACCTTCCTTGCTTGGCGCACAATACCCGGTGACCGCGATTGCGGAAACGAATTCGCAAGTGGCAACACTACCGCTTTCTAAATTGAAGATGATGATTGCCGCTCGTCCCGAATTGGCGTTGGCACTCCTCGCCGCGCTTGCCGATAAACTGCGGATGCTGGTGGCGAAAATTGAAGAGCGAACGGCTTTGAGTATGCCGGCACGAATCGCACACCGACTGTTGGAGTTGTCAAACAACCGATGGATAGGCGACACGGTCGAAATCGAGTTACATCAAACGAAACAGTCGTTAGCGCAAGAGTGCGGTACAGTCTCCGAAGTGCTCTCACGAACATTCGCCAGTTGGAAAAAGCAAAACTTGCTATCAGTGAATCGATCCAAACTCATTCTTCAAAGACGCTCCAAATGGGAACAGATTGCTTCCGACGAACTCAACTAA
- the bcp gene encoding thioredoxin-dependent thiol peroxidase translates to MLQVGDIAPDFELQATDGSMVKLSSLLGKTVVIYFYPKDNTPGCTKEACNIRDNWSEYQKRGWLVFGISADSNKSHVKFTNDQSLPFPLLSDTNREVMKAFGAFGKKKFMGKEIEGTLRYTFVIGGDGKIVHIDRDVKVGNHSADLFQAVGK, encoded by the coding sequence ATGTTGCAAGTAGGGGATATTGCACCCGATTTTGAACTACAAGCTACCGATGGTTCGATGGTGAAGCTGTCATCATTACTGGGAAAGACTGTGGTAATTTACTTCTATCCGAAGGACAATACGCCCGGTTGTACAAAGGAAGCGTGTAACATTCGCGATAACTGGAGCGAGTACCAGAAGCGCGGATGGCTTGTATTCGGGATTAGTGCCGATTCCAACAAGAGCCACGTAAAGTTTACAAACGACCAATCGCTGCCGTTTCCACTACTTAGCGACACCAATCGCGAAGTGATGAAAGCCTTTGGTGCCTTCGGTAAAAAGAAATTCATGGGTAAGGAAATCGAGGGAACGTTGCGATACACGTTTGTCATTGGTGGCGATGGCAAAATCGTCCACATCGATCGCGACGTGAAGGTCGGTAACCACTCCGCCGATTTATTCCAAGCAGTTGGTAAGTAA